In Camelina sativa cultivar DH55 chromosome 16, Cs, whole genome shotgun sequence, a single window of DNA contains:
- the LOC104751730 gene encoding glutathione S-transferase U23 — protein sequence MAEEVILLDYWASMFGMRTRIALDEKGVKYEYREEDLSNKSPLLLEMNPIHKKIPVLIHKGKPICESVIQVQYIDELWPNTNPILPSDPYQRAQARFWVDYIDKKTYGPCKALWSETGEKQEAAKVEFIEVLTTLDSELGDKSFFGGNEFGLVDIAFIGFYSWFRTYEEVANLSIVAKFPKLISWAQRCLKRESVAKALPDSDKVLKSVSDHRKIVLGLD from the exons ATGGCAGAAGAGGTTATTCTATTGGATTACTGGGCAAGCATGTTCGGTATGAGGACGAGGATTGCTTTGGATGAGAAAGGAGTGAAATATGAGTATAGAGAAGAAGATCTGAGTAACAAAAGCCCTTTACTTCTTGAGATGAACCCTATTCACAAGAAGATTCCGGTTTTGATCCATAAAGGTAAACCGATCTGTGAATCCGTAATCCAGGTTCAGTACATCGACGAGCTCTGGCCCAACACAAACCCTATTCTTCCTTCGGATCCTTACCAGAGAGCTCAAGCTAGGTTCTGGGTAGATTACATTGACAAGAAG ACTTACGGACCATGCAAGGCTTTATGGTCAGAAACAGGGGAGAAACAAGAGGCAGCGAAGGTGGAGTTCATCGAAGTACTCACGACCCTTGACTCGGAGCTTGGAGACAAATCTTTCTTTGGAGGAAACGAATTTGGACTTGTGGACATTGCCTTTATCGGATTCTACAGTTGGTTCCGTACGTACGAGGAGGTAGCGAATCTCAGCATCGTAGCAAAGTTTCCTAAGCTAATCTCGTGGGCACAGAGGTgtttgaagagagagagtgtggcTAAGGCCTTGCCTGATTCAGATAAGGTTCTGAAGTCTGTCTCTGATCATCGGAAGATTGTTTTAGGACTCGACTAG
- the LOC104751731 gene encoding glutathione S-transferase U22: MADEVILLDYWPSPFGIRARIALREKGVEFESREENLRDKSPLLLQMNPVHKKIPVLIHNGKPVCESMNVVQYIDEVWSDRNPILPSDPYQRAQARFWVDFVDTKLFKPADQLWQTKGEEQETAKKEYIEALKILESELGDKPYFGGDTFGFVDIAMTGYYSWFEASEKLGNFSIEPECPILMASAKRCLQRESVVKSLHDSEKILELAYKLRKIYCV; this comes from the exons ATGGCTGATGAAGTGATCCTTCTTGATTACTGGCCGAGTCCATTCGGAATAAGAGCAAGAATCGCGCTAAGAGAGAAAGGAGTTGAGTTTGAGTCCAGAGAAGAGAATCTGAGAGACAAGAGCCCTTTGCTTCTCCAGATGAATCCGGTTCACAAGAAGATCCCGGTTCTCATCCACAATGGTAAACCGGTTTGTGAATCCATGAACGTTGTCCAGTACATCGACGAGGTCTGGTCCGACAGAAACCCTATCCTCCCTTCCGATCCTTACCAGAGAGCTCAAGCCAGGTTCTGGGTCGATTTCGTTGACACCAAG TTGTTCAAGCCGGCGGATCAACTCTGGCAAACGAAAGGTGAGGAGCAAGAAACAGCAAAGAAAGAGTATATTGAAGCACTCAAGATTCTTGAATCTGAGCTTGGAGACAAACCTTACTTTGGTGGAGATACCTTCGGGTTTGTAGACATTGCCATGACTGGATATTACAGCTGGTTCGAAGCATCAGAGAAATTAGGTAACTTCAGCATCGAACCAGAGTGTCCCATACTGATGGCTTCTGCCAAGAGGTGTTTGCAGAGAGAAAGCGTGGTTAAGTCTCTCCATGATTCTGAGAAGATCCTTGAGCTCGCCTATAAGCTTAGGAAGATATATTGTGTCTAA
- the LOC104751732 gene encoding glutathione S-transferase U21-like has translation MADEVILMSYWPSMFGMRTVIALEEKGVKYEYREEEDVINNKSPLLLKMNPIHKKILVLIHNGKPVSESIIQIQYIDEVWSDKNPFLPTDPYQRSQALFWADFIEKKLFLCGRNTWATKGEELEAAKKELIEILKTLQSELGDKLYFGGDTFGFVDIVLIGFYSWFPAYQKFGNFSIETECSKRMTWGKRCMQRDSVAKVLPDSEKVFGYVLQLKKVYGIE, from the exons ATGGCAGACGAAGTGATCCTTATGAGTTACTGGCCGAGCATGTTCGGAATGAGGACAGTGATCGCGTTAGAGGAGAAAGGAGTGAAGTACGAgtatagagaagaagaggatgtgaTCAATAACAAGAGTCCCTTGCTTCTAAAGATGAATCCGATTCACAAAAAGATCCTGGTTCTCATCCACAATGGTAAACCGGTTTCTGAATCCATCATCCAAATCCAATACATAGACGAAGTCTGGTCCGACAAGAACCCATTCCTTCCTACTGATCCATACCAAAGATCTCAAGCCTTATTTTGGGCCGATTTCATCGAAAAGAAG TTGTTCCTTTGTGGGAGGAATACTTGGGCAACGAAAGGTGAGGAGCTAGAAGCAGCCAAGAAGGAGCTTATTGAAATACTCAAGACTCTTCAATCTGAGCTAGGAGATAAACTTTACTTTGGCGGCGATACATTCGGGTTTGTAGACATTGTGTTGATTGGGTTCTATAGTTGGTTTCCAGCATATCAAAAGTTTGGTAACTTCAGCATTGAAACAGAGTGTTCGAAACGGATGACTTGGGGAAAGAGGTGTATGCAAAGAGACAGTGTGGCTAAGGTTTTGCCTGATTCTGAGAAAGTTTTTGGTTACGTTTTACAGCTTAAGAAGGTATATGGGATTGAGTAA